The sequence TCCCCCTACCGCCGCACCCACCAGACCTTCCGCGCCCTCGGCCTCGACCCGGCCAGGGTCCGGGTGCGCGAGGAGCCCCGGCTGCGTGAGCAGGACTGGGGGAACTGGCAGGACCGCGACGACGTACGGCGGCAGAAGGCCTACCGCGACGCCTACGGCCACTTCTTCTACCGCTTCGCCCAGGGCGAGTCCGGCGCGGATGTCTACGACCGTGTCGGGGCGTTCCTGGAGAGCCTGTGGCGCAGTTTCGAGGACCCGGACCACCCGCCGAACGTCCTCATCGTCACGCACGGTCTCACCATGCGCCTGTTCTGTATGCGCTGGTTCCACTGGACGGTGGCCGACTTCGAGTCGCTGTCCAATCCGGGCAACGCGGAGTGGCGCACCCTGCTGCTCGGCCCGGACGGCCGCTACACCCTCGACCGGCCGTTCGCGCGCTGGTGTGTACCCGAGCCTTATGGCGTCACCGGTTAGAGTGCACAGCGATGAACCCCGACCACCGTGACGCAGACCGCTGTGCGCGAGCTCTGGCGAGCTTGCGCGGCCTTGCCGTGGGTGATGCGCTCGGATCCCAGTTCTTCGTCCCCGCCCATTACCCCTCCCTCAAGCGCCGCACGCTGCCTCCCTCTCCCTGGCAGTGGACCGACGACACCGAGATGGCCTGTTCCGTCCTCGCGGTGCTCACCGCCCATGGCCGGGTCGACCAGGACGCACTCGCGCGCTCCTTCGCCGACCACCATGACTTCGACCGTGGCTACGGTCCGGCCGTCAACCGCATGCTGCGGCTGATCCGCGAGGGCGGCGACTGGCGCGAGCTGGCGTCGGAGCTCTTCAACGGCCAGGGTTCGTGGGGCAACGGAGCGGCCATGCGCATCGCTCCCCTCGGTGCCTGGTACGCCGACGACCCCGAGCAGGCCACCCACCAGGCGGAGATCTCCGCCTACACCACCCACCAGCACCGTGAGGCCGTGGTCGGCGCCATGGCCGTCGCTGCCGCTGCTGCCCTGGTGGCCGACCCGAGCCGTGACACCGGGCCCGAACAGCTGCTGGACGGCGTGCTGGAGCTGATCCCGCGCAGCGCCGTACAGGCCGGACTGCGCCGCGCCAGGGACATGCTCGACTACGCCGACTCCGGCACTGTCGCCGCCGTCCTGGGCTGCGGGCGGCGCACCAGTGCCCACGACACCGTGCCGTTCACCCTCTGGGCCGCGGCCCGGCATCTGGGCAACTACGAGCGGGCGTTCTGGACCACCGCTCAGGCGGGCGGCGATGTGGACACCACCTGCGCCATCGTCGGCGGCATCGTCGCCGCCGGCCGCGACGGCAACCCGCCCGAGGCGTGGCTGGACGGCACCGAAGCACTCCCGTCCTGGGCACCCGTCCTCGCCGGCTGATCACCTCGCTCCGTCTCGCCGCGGCCTCCCAGCCGCGCTGCGACTCGTCCGCGCCCGTCCGCTGCTCTTCTCCCGCGGTCGTCCCCACCTCCTCCAACGGGCGGTGCTGGGAGGCCACTTCGCCCCGCACGGCCCCGCTCGGGCCGAGGGGACGACGGTGTCCCCTGGCGGCCGCGACCGGCCTCGGTCTGCCGGCGTGTACCCCTCGGTAGCGGAAGCGAAGGGTCCCGTTCATGTGCTGCTCACGCCATCGCCCCCACCGATTGCCGCCAGGTGGGGATCCGGTGCGGACGACTGAGTCGAATAGGCGTAACCTTGCTGGCGCCATGCCGTACGAGCCCCCCACCCATTCCGTCGAGCGATCGTTGCGCGCCACGACGGGCGCCAAGATCGTTGCAGGTATCGACGAGGTCGGGCGCGGAGCGTGGGCCGGTCCGGTCAGCGTCTGCGCAGCCATCACCGGCCTGCGCCGGCCGCCCGACGGACTCACCGACTCCAAGCTTCTGACCCCCAAGCGCCGCACCGAACTGTGTGATGTGCTCGACACGTGGGTCACGTCGTACGCCCTGGGGCACTCCTCGCCGGAGGAGATCGACGAACTGGGCATGACCGCAGCCCTGCGGCTCGCGGCCGTACGCGCCCTGGAGGCGCTGCCGGTCCGGCCGGACGCGATCATTCTCGACGGCAAGCACGACTACCTGGGCGCGCCATGGCGGGTCCGCACGGTCATCAAGGGCGACCAGTCCTGTATCGCGGTCGCCGCCGCGTCCGTGATCGCCAAGGTGCGACGCGACGCGATGATGGCCGAACTGGGCCTGGTGTACGCCGACTTCGACTTCGCGGCCAACGCAGGCTACCCCTCGCCGACCCATCGCATTGCCCTGGAGGAGTACGGTCCTACGCCGCACCACCGAGTGTCGTGGTCCTACATGGATGCCCTGCCCCGCTGGCGGCATCTGAAGAAGGTGCGCATCACCCCCGAAGCAGCCGCTCTGGAAGCCGGTGGCCAACTCGGCTTCGATTTCTGAGCGGTACGGACATCAATTCGGTACCCGATGACGTGTTCCGCACTTACGTTTGATAGACATCCCTTTATGCCTCTCATCCCCGAGGAGCCTCAGATTCACGAGAGTGTCCCGGGTCCCCGCGCAACTCCGGCCGCCGGCCGTACCGCGCCGACCCCCCGTCCCGTTCCTGGTCCCGGTCCCCGCCCCGCGCCGCCGCGCGGCGCTCCCGCGGCCAGTGTCCGTCCGGGCAAGCCCGGACCTGCTGCCCCGCCGCGTGGGCCTGTCGCCGCTCCGCCGGCGCAGCGCACCAGCTCCCCGCAGCCGCCGCCCGCCGACAAGGCCGGCACCGCCACGGGAGCACAGCTCCAGCTGATCCCGGCACCCGCCGACGGCGCGGTCGACGCCGCCGACGAGGCCGTCGATCTGCTGCTGGACTCCGGGCGTGCGCCGGGCGAGATCCTGGTGCTGACCACTGGCGAAACGCACCCGTGGGCCGCACATGAACTGTCCTTCGGCGAAGCGTCCTACTGGGCCCAACACGACGCCGCGGACGATGTGTTCTACGCGGACGCCGATGCAGGGCGTGCCACCGGCCGGCCCGTCGTGGTCGTTGCCGTCAACGGCGGTACGGACGAGGTCACCGCGCAGGCGCTGCCCGCGGCGATGGCCCGTGCCGGAACGCTGCTGATCGTTTGCGGCGACCCGCAGCGGATCAACACCGTTCTCGGCGCACCCGCCTGACCGCTGCCGGTTCGCAACAGCCCGTCGGCCCCAGAGGCCGTCGGGCTCGCTTGCGTTCCCGCCGACGAGGTCCGGACGTGGCACGGATGCCCGGCGCTTCGGTGGGGGAGGGGCGCGGCTGTACCGGTCGAGGCGGTCCGTCTTCTGCCGGGCACCGAACGCCGGGCGAGCCCTGTGTGTGCCGGACCGCCCCGTGGGGAGCTCTGCCGTGTGCGCCGGAGCGTCCGACGGGGTGTGCCCTGCTTCCGCCACCCGACGTGAGCCCGACGTCTGACGGATATCTGCCGGTCCGCTCAGCGTGCTGCCGTGTGCCGATGGGCATCCTGGGCGCCGCCTCCCGTGCGCCGTGGCACCAGCCGGCCGCGGGCGACGGGAAGATTCGCGGCCGCGTGCGGCGCATCGGGAGGCGCCGTCGTGCGACGGTTCTCCAGGGGCCCGGCCGTTGCACGGCGTGATTCCGTGACCGGCTCGTTCCAGGACGAGGCCCTGGGGCGGCGCCCGCCCCGGCCCTCTCCCAGGACCTGCCAGCGGTCCGGGGTCAACGTGATGTACGCCCCGCAGCGGAGCCCGTGCAGGGTGCAGGCGTCCCGCAGCCCCCACATCCATGCCCCGTCCGTCTCCGTCCAAAGGGGCTCGCCCTCACGGCAGTAGAGCAGCACGGCGGTCCGGACCGGGGCGCGCAGCCGCAGGTCGTGCGGGATGACCCGGCGCAGGTGTGCCAGTAGTACGTTGCGGAACTCCCAGCCGTCGGGAGCGGCCGTGAACTCGGCGAAGGAGGCGCTGGCCGTCACCCGCTCATGGGTGTCGAGCACCGCGACGACGGCCGTCGACGGCACCGGCCGATGACGGTCGTGCAGGCCGGTGACGACCTCACGGGGATTGCGCAGCAGCGGGATACCGGCCGAGGCCCATTCGGCGGGCTCCAGCATCCGGCCCAGTCGGGCGGCGGAGTCGGCGGACGGAGGCGGGGACACCTGCGGGGGCGGGGCGAAGCCGAAGGACACGTTCCTCCCATCGTCTACGCGTCCGCGTCGTCGGGCGGTGGCGTGGCGCGGGTGAGCGCCACGGCATGACCCTGCCTGGCCACGGACGGCCGGTTACGGGGAAGCGATTCCAATTCTCGCGGTCGTACCCGCACGCGGCAACGAGCAATTCCCGCCCGCGACCGGAATCACCCGGGGAGCGGCAAATGTCCCTGCCCGTCGCCGCATGCCGTACGGCTCCTAGCCCTGTACGGCCAGGACCAGCGGAAACACCTCTGCTGCCCCCGCCCGGCGCAGCAGCCGGGCGGCAACGGCCAGCGTCCAGCCGGTATCGGCGTAATCGTCCACCAGCAGCACGGGGCCGGCCGCCGACGCCAGCGCCTGCGCCAGCTCCGGCGGAACGCCCAGTGAACCGTGCAGCGCCCGCAGCCGCTGGGCACTGTTACTGCGCGGAATCCTGCCGTCGGCACCGTCGTCCACCGAGCTCACCGTCCCCAGGAACGGCATCCGGCCGACCGTGGCGATCCGTTCGGCCAGTGATCGGATCAGCTGCGGGCGGCTGCACGACGAGAGCGCGACAACGCCCACCGGGCGGGCCGGGGCATCCGCTGCCCCCGAGGCCCAACCACCGGGCCCCTTGGCCCAGTCGGCGAGCACGGTGACCACCGCGGCGGCCACATCGTCGGGGACCGGGGCGTCCGGCGCCTGCGCCGCGAGCATCGGCCGGAGGCGGTTGCCCCACCCGATGTCGGACAGACGGCCCAGGGCCCGGCCGGTCGCCGCGAGCTCGCCTGCCGGGATGCGCCCCTTGAGGTCGACGCCGACGGCCGGCAGCCCCGTCGGCCACATCCGCCGCGGCTCCACTTCCACTCCGGGCCGCCCCAGCTCACCGCGCGCCGCATCCAGCGATGCGGCGGACACCTCGGCGGCGAACCGTGCCTCCGCGCAGTTGTCGCAGCGGCCGCAGGCCACGGCCGCCTCGTCGTCCAACTGCCGCCGCAGGAACTCCATCCGGCAGCCCGTGGTGGTGGCGTACTCCCGCATGGCCTGTTGTTCGGCCTCGCGCTGGCGGGACACCCACGCATAGCGCTCGGCGTCGTACGACCACGGCCGGCCGGTGGAGGTCCAGCCGCCCTTGACGCGCTGCACGGCCCCGTCCACATCGAGCACCTTGAGCATGATCTCCAGGCGCGAGCGGCGCAGTTCGACCTGTGGTTCCAGAGCCGGCAGCGACACCGGGCGGCCGGCGGCCGCCAGGACGTCCAGGGTCCGCCGCACCTGCTCCTCGGGCGGAAAAGCCAGCGAGGCGAAGTACTTCCAGATGGCCTCGTCCTCCCGCCCGGGAAGCAGCAGCACCTCGGCGTGCTTGACCCCGCGCCCCGCCCGCCCCACCTGCTGGTAGTAGGCAATGGGGGACGACGGCGAACCCATGTGCACCACGAAACCCAGGTCGGGCTTGTCGAAGCCCATACCCAGCGCCGAGGTCGCCACCAGTGC is a genomic window of Streptomyces sp. Edi2 containing:
- a CDS encoding ADP-ribosylglycohydrolase family protein, producing the protein MNPDHRDADRCARALASLRGLAVGDALGSQFFVPAHYPSLKRRTLPPSPWQWTDDTEMACSVLAVLTAHGRVDQDALARSFADHHDFDRGYGPAVNRMLRLIREGGDWRELASELFNGQGSWGNGAAMRIAPLGAWYADDPEQATHQAEISAYTTHQHREAVVGAMAVAAAAALVADPSRDTGPEQLLDGVLELIPRSAVQAGLRRARDMLDYADSGTVAAVLGCGRRTSAHDTVPFTLWAAARHLGNYERAFWTTAQAGGDVDTTCAIVGGIVAAGRDGNPPEAWLDGTEALPSWAPVLAG
- a CDS encoding histidine phosphatase family protein, which codes for MARPRRIVLIRHGESAGNIDDTVYEREPDHALALTESGLRQAKEAGGPLREMFGEERISGYVSPYRRTHQTFRALGLDPARVRVREEPRLREQDWGNWQDRDDVRRQKAYRDAYGHFFYRFAQGESGADVYDRVGAFLESLWRSFEDPDHPPNVLIVTHGLTMRLFCMRWFHWTVADFESLSNPGNAEWRTLLLGPDGRYTLDRPFARWCVPEPYGVTG
- a CDS encoding ribonuclease HII, with the protein product MPYEPPTHSVERSLRATTGAKIVAGIDEVGRGAWAGPVSVCAAITGLRRPPDGLTDSKLLTPKRRTELCDVLDTWVTSYALGHSSPEEIDELGMTAALRLAAVRALEALPVRPDAIILDGKHDYLGAPWRVRTVIKGDQSCIAVAAASVIAKVRRDAMMAELGLVYADFDFAANAGYPSPTHRIALEEYGPTPHHRVSWSYMDALPRWRHLKKVRITPEAAALEAGGQLGFDF